The segment CTTACAGGTGGCTGTTGATCCATCACCTTTCAACAGGGACTGAATTTACCTTTAAGAAGAGTGCAGATCAAATTACGCATCAGAAAGCAAGTTTCATTAAAGAGCAAGAAAGGGGACAGTGTTTCCCaggagaagatgaaaagaaaaggatTTCTTTTCTTGTTGGAAGACTTGACAAAACAGCAACTTGATATCAAACGTTCAATGCTAATTAACAAATGCTCAGTAGAAAGCGTCCATCTGATTCCTTCTTTCTCACTGAGGCCACAGAGCAAATGGCAGGTAGGAACCACACAAGGCCCTTTCTCTAGTTTAGGGAAGCTACATAGTGTTGATGTGCTTGGGAAAGTATTGGACAGGAGTCAAAACTCTGAATGCTTGCTGCACTGAATTACTGTGTGAATTTGgaaaagtcacttaacctctccaagcttcaacttccttatctgtaaaaataaacaacattgCAGTTTACCTGTGACTTACCATAATTGACACAgaatcccctctccctccctggtcAGGTCTGGAAGCCTGGAGCTCCTCTGTTTCAGAGCCATTGTCCACAGTGTCAAGACACTTGTGTTTATCTGAAGTTTCAAAACAATTCAGTACAAAGTTTTCAATGAAAGTGGacattattaatatattgtactaatattaatattcaactatgtctatattatatatacaactcagtgtgtgtgttcagtcatgtctgactctttgcaaccccatggactgtagcctgccaggctcctctgtccatagaattttccaggcaagaataatggagtggattgccttttcctactccagggaatcgtcccaacccaagaatcaaacccgtgtctcttgcctctcctgcattggcagatggattctttaccactagcgccacctgaaaaGCCTAATATTAATATTACACTACACTAACATTAATATTTGGGGAAGGAGATGGCTATTACAGCTCCCACCCCAAAAGACTTCCTACTCTTAATATAAGCCAATGATATTAGCCTCAGAAATGAATAAGATTGctaattccctggcagtccagtggttaggatgccacACTTATGCTACCAAGGATCTgggttcagggaactaagatcctgagtaAGCCGTACAgcttggccaaaaataaataaagaaagaaagaaattaataggCAACATGAAAACAGACCtaatttgaatatatatgtattttagcttattttgtttttttttttttgccactgaaCGATAAGTTCTTTAATTCATAATATTTAGGACTCCTCCCAAAATTTGAAgtcctatatatacatattattttatccCCACTATATTTCTCTGATGAAGCCAACATAGCTACAATATTACCActttacaaaaaaggaaatggcagtgtAGTCATGGTGTGACTGCCCACCACACCTCAATTTACCAGCCAGGCAAGAACGGAACTGGGATTAGAACAAGGTGGATTTACTGATGCCCAGGCAAACCACAGAACTAAGGACTTGTTGTCACCACCTGTAAGCTCTTTTAAGGAAGTGGGAAAGCCTTTAAGGCTCATTTCAAGATAGGAAGGGAATGCAGAGTACCTGGTCCAGGAGGCATTTTACCCGCTTAATCCTCTCTCCGAACTGGAGGCCACCTCTGTGCAGTGAGCAGGTGTTAAGTCATTTCTAGGCATTCAACCCAGCCTGGGGCTAAAAGGGGCTTTAGGCCCCGAGAGGCTGCCTGGTAGCTCCCTCCTACTGCATTTTCCCCATTGTTTCAGGAGGAGTTCCCGTCCCCCCGGGGTTAAAGCTAGGTGGGCCTCTGCAGGCTAGCATCTCCCCCAAACCGCACGTCCTTAATAGTGTCTGCGTTGCTAGAGAAGGACAACGGAGGAAGAAGGGTAGAGAAGAGGAAACTAAATAGGAGATGGCTCCTTAAATAAGCATGAACTCTATAAATGAGGTGTGGGCCGGGTGATCCGTGGAATAACTTGCATTCAGCTATTattctgggggaggaggggcggggagTAAAGGGGCTTAGTGTTCCGCAGAGAAGAGTCCTGAATCGACTTCCTTGGAAATTCTACCTCGCAGCCTCCCACCCTAAGAAGCTTCTATTGTAGAGGGGGTGTGGGGGTAGGGTGGGAATGGAGGTGAAGAAAACAGGACAAAACTTGGGGCATTTGAAGGGGCGGTGTGAATGTGTGTAGATAAGGGGTGGATTTTCTGGGACCCCCCTCCTGCTCTGGCCCTCAGACCACCCTCTCTGGAGTCCACGTTTTCCAGGCTCAGCGGATCCTTTATCcgaagaaaaataagagaagccTATCGCTCTGCTCTATTGAGCAAGGCTGTGTTTCCTACTGTGCCCCCTTGAGCTTGCTGGGGAGGTGGGCGGGCCGGTCTGGGCAAAGACATCTGGAGATGGGGGGAGCTAGCAGAGGGCAAGGATAGGTGGACCCCCACCAGGCCCCACAGCACCTGTCACTGAGCCTACCGGAAACCCTCCTGTGCTCTGGGCTCCCGCCCCCGTACAcccatcccccgccccccccctccttccccagctcccgcctccctccccagcagCTCCTCCCCACAGACTCCCCTTCCCAGCAGCTCCTCCCCCATCTCCCCTCTCCCAGCTTTCTGGCTCcagctcctcccctcctcctcccctcctccgcGTCTCcttgctcccctccccctcctccactgcGCCCTGCCCCCGCCGCCGATCTCCATCTCTGCAGTCTGGGCCGCTGGGTGCAGAGGCTGCTGCAGCCCGGGCGGCCAGTGCCGCCTCCCCCAATCCGGATACCCATTGTCTCCCACTCCACCCGGCCCTGTACCTCCCGCACAACCATGGCGCACGAAGCCGGGAGGAGCTCTCGTCTCGGGGGGCCCTGCGGGGAGCCGGCGGAGCTTGGAGGTGCGGTAGGGCCCGGCAGGGGTAGGGGTGGAGGGGGCGCGCGGGGCGAGGGGGGAAGGACTTTCGGTGGACGAGATAAAACGCACGATTCTCTGCCCAGGACCCGGTCCTCCCAGCTAGTCCTTCCGCCCGCCGGTGACCCGGGGTGCGAGGGGATGGAAGGGGGACAGTAGCTTGTGCATGCCCACTCCTCCCTGGCCCCCAGTGCTGGCGTGTCGTGTCCAGGCGGGTCAGCCCTGAGCTCTAGCCTTCTGCACGGCCTGATGGTGAGctcatctccccacccccactagCGGTTACTGGGCTCGTTGTTAATTACAGCCTGTGTATACCCATCCCAACCGCACCACCCACGCTCTCTCCTTGTGTTCTCCCCCAGGTGATGTGAGCGAGGACGACCACCCCCAAGTCTGTGCCAAGTGCTGCGCACAATTCACTGACCCAACCGAATTCCTCGCCCACCAGAATGCATGTTCTACTGATCCCCCTGTAATGGTGATAATTGGGGGCCAGGAGAACCCCAACAACTCTTCGACCTCTTGCGAACCCCGGCCTGAGGGCCACAGTAGTCCGCAGGCCATGGAAGCTGAGCAAAGCAACCCCTCGGACTGCGCGTCCTCTGTACCCACAGATCCCACCTGGGGCCCAGAGCGGAGGGGAGAGGAGTCGTCCGGGCACTTCCTCATTGCTGCCACAGGTACAgcagctgggggaggtgggggcctgATCTTGGCCAGCCCCAAGCTGGGAGCAACTCCATTACCGCCGGAGTCCACCCctgcaccccctcctcctccgcctcctcctccccccccaGGGGTAGGCAGTGGCCACTTGAACATCCCTCTGATCTTGGAAGAACTCCGGGTGCTGCAGCAGCGCCAGATTCATCAGATGCAGATGACTGAGCAAATCTGCCGGCAGGTGCTGCTGCTAGGCTCCTTAGGCCAGACAGTGGGCACCCCTTCCAGTCCCTCGGAGCTGCCTGGGACAGGGACTGCCTCCTCCACCAAACCCCTGCTTCCTCTCTTCAGCCCCATCAAACCTGTCCAAACTGGCAAAACACTGGCaccttcctccacctcctcctcaggGGCAGAAGCACCCAAGCAGGCTTTCTTCCACCTTTACCACCCCTTGGGGTCACAGCACCCTTTTTCTGCTGGTGTGGTCGGGCGAAGCCACAAACCCACCCCTGCACCCTCCCCGGCCCTGTCAGGCAGCACGGATCAGCTGATCGCCTCGCCTCACCTGGCTTTCCCAGGCACCACAGGACTCCTGGCAGCGCAGTGTCTTGGGGCAGCCCGGGGCCTCGAGGCTGCTGCTTCCCCAGGGCTCCTGAAGCCAAAGAATGGAGGTGGAGAGTTGGGTTATGGGGAAGTGATGGGCCCCTTGGAGAAGCCCGGTGGGAGGCACAAGTGCCGCTTCTGCGCCAAAGTATTTGGTAGTGACAGTGCCCTGCAGATCCACCTGCGTTCCCACACAGGCGAGAGACCCTATAAGTGTAATGTGTGTGGCAACCGCTTTACCACGAGAGGCAACCTCAAAGTGCATTTCCATCGGCATCGGGAGAAGTACCCACATGTGCAGATGAACCCTCACCCGGTGCCAGAGCATCTAGACTACGTTATCACCAGCAGCGGCCTGCCCTATGGTATGTCGGTGCCACCAGAAAAGGCCGAGGAGGAGGCCGCTGTGCCGGGTGGAGGTGTGGAACGCAAGCCTCTGGTGGCCTCCACTGCTGCCCTCAGTGCCACAGAGAGCCTCACACTGCTCTCCACTGGTGCAGGCACCACTACGGCCCCTGCGCTTCCTGCTTTCAATAAGTTTGTGCTCATGAAAGCGGTAGAGCCAAAGAATAAAGCGGATGAAAACACCCCGCCCGGGAGTGAGGGCTCAGCCATCACCGGAGTGGCAGAAAGTGGCGCAGCAACCCGCATGCAGCTAAGTAAGCTAGTGACATCGCTACCCAGCTGGGCCCTGCTTACCAACCACTTGAAGTCCACTGGTAGCTTCCCTTTCCCTTATGTGCTGGAGCCCTTGGGGGCTTCACCCTCCGAGACCTCCAAGCTTCAGCAGCTGGTAGAAAAGATTGACCGTCAAGGAGCTGTGGCAGTGGCCTCTACTGCCTCGGGTGCCCCCACCACCTCTGCCCCTGCAGCTTCATCATCAGCCTCATCTGGACCCAACCAGTGTGTCATTTGTCTCCGGGTGCTGAGCTGTCCTCGGGCACTGCGCCTGCATTATGGCCAGCATGGAGGTGAGCGGCCCTTCAAATGCAAAGTGTGTGGCAGAGCTTTCTCTACCCGGGGCAATCTGCGTGCACATTTCGTGGGCCATAAGGCTAGTCCAGCTGCCCGGGCCCAGAACTCCTGCCCCATTTGCCAGAAGAAGTTCACCAACGCTGTTACTCTGCAGCAGCATGTTCGGATGCACCTGGGGGGCCAGATCCCCAATGGTGGCACTGCACTCCCTGAAGCGGGGGGAACTGCCCAGGAGAACGGCTCTGAGCAATCGACAGTCTCCGGAGCCGGGGGCTTCCCCCAGCAGCCATCCCAGCAGCCATCCCCAGAGGAGGAGTTGtctgaagaagaggaagaggatgaagaagaggaagaagatgtcACCGATGAAGATTCTCTGGCCGGAAGAGGCTCTGAAAGTGGAGGTGAGAAGGCGATATCCGTGCGAGGTGATTCAGAAGAGGCCTCTGGCACTGAGGAGGAAGTGGGGACTGTGGCGGCAGTGACCACAGCTGGGAAGGAGATGGACACTAATGAGAAGGCCATTCAACAGCCGTGTctgctgccaccaccaccacctgacaCCCTGGATCAGACGCAGCCAATGGAGCAGGGAGGCAGTGATGCTGCCGGAGGCACGGAAGAAGGGGGAAAACCTGAGAGGAGCTCCAGCCCAGGGTC is part of the Bos indicus x Bos taurus breed Angus x Brahman F1 hybrid chromosome 10, Bos_hybrid_MaternalHap_v2.0, whole genome shotgun sequence genome and harbors:
- the SALL2 gene encoding sal-like protein 2 isoform X2; the encoded protein is MAHEAGRSSRLGGPCGEPAELGGDVSEDDHPQVCAKCCAQFTDPTEFLAHQNACSTDPPVMVIIGGQENPNNSSTSCEPRPEGHSSPQAMEAEQSNPSDCASSVPTDPTWGPERRGEESSGHFLIAATGTAAGGGGGLILASPKLGATPLPPESTPAPPPPPPPPPPPGVGSGHLNIPLILEELRVLQQRQIHQMQMTEQICRQVLLLGSLGQTVGTPSSPSELPGTGTASSTKPLLPLFSPIKPVQTGKTLAPSSTSSSGAEAPKQAFFHLYHPLGSQHPFSAGVVGRSHKPTPAPSPALSGSTDQLIASPHLAFPGTTGLLAAQCLGAARGLEAAASPGLLKPKNGGGELGYGEVMGPLEKPGGRHKCRFCAKVFGSDSALQIHLRSHTGERPYKCNVCGNRFTTRGNLKVHFHRHREKYPHVQMNPHPVPEHLDYVITSSGLPYGMSVPPEKAEEEAAVPGGGVERKPLVASTAALSATESLTLLSTGAGTTTAPALPAFNKFVLMKAVEPKNKADENTPPGSEGSAITGVAESGAATRMQLSKLVTSLPSWALLTNHLKSTGSFPFPYVLEPLGASPSETSKLQQLVEKIDRQGAVAVASTASGAPTTSAPAASSSASSGPNQCVICLRVLSCPRALRLHYGQHGGERPFKCKVCGRAFSTRGNLRAHFVGHKASPAARAQNSCPICQKKFTNAVTLQQHVRMHLGGQIPNGGTALPEAGGTAQENGSEQSTVSGAGGFPQQPSQQPSPEEELSEEEEEDEEEEEDVTDEDSLAGRGSESGGEKAISVRGDSEEASGTEEEVGTVAAVTTAGKEMDTNEKAIQQPCLLPPPPPDTLDQTQPMEQGGSDAAGGTEEGGKPERSSSPGSAPALEGEGSSTPLVEELSLQEVMRKEPGESSGRKACEVCGQTFPTQAALEEHQKTHPKEGLLFTCVFCRQGFLERATLKKHMLLAHHQVHLSTHIWNYSPPRRGQHLSLEGLGPLLSGDQVSLHDFLSQGIPSQLVRVGPLSLWNQDTTFLSSDLPTKPQTSSSISISTATSGPAPAVLFGPGTEAGKLPPAVVGSREAKEKRAPLFFFRPLASKTVPGKPILEEK
- the SALL2 gene encoding sal-like protein 2 isoform X1; the encoded protein is MSRRKQRKPQQLISDCEGPSASENGDVSEDDHPQVCAKCCAQFTDPTEFLAHQNACSTDPPVMVIIGGQENPNNSSTSCEPRPEGHSSPQAMEAEQSNPSDCASSVPTDPTWGPERRGEESSGHFLIAATGTAAGGGGGLILASPKLGATPLPPESTPAPPPPPPPPPPPGVGSGHLNIPLILEELRVLQQRQIHQMQMTEQICRQVLLLGSLGQTVGTPSSPSELPGTGTASSTKPLLPLFSPIKPVQTGKTLAPSSTSSSGAEAPKQAFFHLYHPLGSQHPFSAGVVGRSHKPTPAPSPALSGSTDQLIASPHLAFPGTTGLLAAQCLGAARGLEAAASPGLLKPKNGGGELGYGEVMGPLEKPGGRHKCRFCAKVFGSDSALQIHLRSHTGERPYKCNVCGNRFTTRGNLKVHFHRHREKYPHVQMNPHPVPEHLDYVITSSGLPYGMSVPPEKAEEEAAVPGGGVERKPLVASTAALSATESLTLLSTGAGTTTAPALPAFNKFVLMKAVEPKNKADENTPPGSEGSAITGVAESGAATRMQLSKLVTSLPSWALLTNHLKSTGSFPFPYVLEPLGASPSETSKLQQLVEKIDRQGAVAVASTASGAPTTSAPAASSSASSGPNQCVICLRVLSCPRALRLHYGQHGGERPFKCKVCGRAFSTRGNLRAHFVGHKASPAARAQNSCPICQKKFTNAVTLQQHVRMHLGGQIPNGGTALPEAGGTAQENGSEQSTVSGAGGFPQQPSQQPSPEEELSEEEEEDEEEEEDVTDEDSLAGRGSESGGEKAISVRGDSEEASGTEEEVGTVAAVTTAGKEMDTNEKAIQQPCLLPPPPPDTLDQTQPMEQGGSDAAGGTEEGGKPERSSSPGSAPALEGEGSSTPLVEELSLQEVMRKEPGESSGRKACEVCGQTFPTQAALEEHQKTHPKEGLLFTCVFCRQGFLERATLKKHMLLAHHQVHLSTHIWNYSPPRRGQHLSLEGLGPLLSGDQVSLHDFLSQGIPSQLVRVGPLSLWNQDTTFLSSDLPTKPQTSSSISISTATSGPAPAVLFGPGTEAGKLPPAVVGSREAKEKRAPLFFFRPLASKTVPGKPILEEK